GTTCCAAAAGGGTGGTGTCTCTCCCTTCCAAACTGAATTTATGATTGGATCATATTTTGCATGGAACATTGAGGTGTTGGGACATTGTCGAGAAGGTTAaagaaattgattttgaaatatACGCCGAAAGTAGTGGCCTTATTTGAACCTTACCATTACCAGTAAGGCCCGCAACTTTCCTCAACGGTTCATGTGTGATTAGTTTATAACTAATGAATCATATGAGGGGAAGATTTGGATTATATGGTGTAATGAAGTGGTGGTACAGATTTGTAGTATGAGTAATCAATTTATTACATTGAAATTAAAGGATGAGGATCAAGAATTGTTTTTTACGTTTGTGTATGCCAAATGTCATCAGATTGCTCAAAGAGGGTCATGGGCTTCCTCTCAACCGTGAcatgattagaaaaataaactgcattttttttctttgctaacTCATTGCCCTGACCACTCTTCATAGGTATTGAGAACTCGCATAAGACCCCAAAGAGACTTCTTTTCTCCATTAGAAAAGATGACCACGTCATCCACGTACATGAGGTGAGAAACCAAAGGTGTATTACAGGGTTGAGTAAATTGACCAATTCGTTTCTCCAAACTACTTTACTTAATAAGACGAGAGAGCACTTCTTGTAATATAATAAAGAGGTACGAGGATAAAGGGTCTCCTTAATGGAGTCATTTTCCCCCTTAAAAGAAACCCCTTGCCTTGCCATACATCACAGTGGAATGCCATGAGATGAAATACAAGCTTCAATCAAACAACACACTTGTGAAGAAAAGCCAAAAGAAGCCAACACATGTAATAGGAAGTCCCAATCCACACAACCATATACCTTTTCCATGTCAATTTTCACTAAAATATTGCCACCAACAGCTTTCCTATTAATTGAGTGAACCATTTCTTGTGTGAGGCTAATATTTCCGAAAATACTCCTACCCAGAATGAAGGCACCTTGTTCCATAGAGATCATCTTTGGAAGCAATAGGCTCAGGTGAGAGACTATTATCTTTGAACAAACTTTTTAAAAGACCAAACAAAGAGAAATAGGGTGGAACTTATCAAAACCTAATGGTTTGTCAACCTTTAGAATCATCACCACATAAAAGGATGTAAAGGCTCGTGGTAATGGTGCACCCCGAAAAAATTCAGACACAGCTTCAAGCATATCCTCCTTAATAATCGGCCAGTAGGCAATATAAAAACCGGACCCAAAATCATCCGGCCCTGAGTTGCTAGAGCTTGGGATATTACAAATAGCTTTTCTAAGTTCCTCCATAGATGGCACAGCAAGAATTCGTTGATTATCCTCTGCCCGAACCACCtgaaaaataagattttctaAGTTAGGCAGTATACCTTGTCTCTCATTGCGCaagaagttttgaaaataattcaCTGCCCCTAGATGAATCTCAGCAAGACAACGAATCATTTCACCACCTAGAAGCCTCATTTTTGAAATGCTcaaattctttttcttgttaatgaTCGCATGGGAAAACTTGGAATTTCGGTCTTCATCCTTCAACTAGTTCACCTTAGCCAAAGGCGATAGGTGTAAATTCTCCCTGTCTAGCCAAGTATCCATCTCCAACTTGATACGAGAAGGTATTGCTCAACTTCCTCATTAAACTCAATCTAGAGTGAATCCTCCAATCTCGCAATCTGTGTTTCAAGATCTTGGATGTGGCTATGAGTTCGGCCAAGCACCTTTTTATTCCACTCACGAAGCACCACTCTTAGGCTCTTAAGTTTACCCACAAACTTCCATAAACCAACACTATCACTCGAAACTTGCAAATTCACCTCTATCAATTTTAGAAATTCAGGATGTTCGGTCCACATCTGTTGAAATCTAAAAGGCGTAGGCCCGATTATAACTTGAGAGCCTTCCAGTTTGATCACATCGGTGAGTGATCTGATGTAGTTCTAGGGAGATAAAGAGTAGTCATTTGCGGAAATCGGATTAGATAGTTTGGATCCATTAAGCTTTGATCCAACTTCACCTAGCTCCTCGCTAAGCCTTCCTGACCATTGCACCAAGATAAGCTATTGCCTTGCATTGGCATGTCAATCAAACCATAATTTTGGATCCAAACATTAAAATCTTCTATAGCCACACACGAACGCAGCCTTCCCCCTCTACATTCACTATCTGACCGGATAATGTTCAAGTTGCCACTAACAACCCAAGGTACCTTTCCATTCGACCAGATAATGTTCACTATCCGATGGGTTTCTTGGAAGGCACATTTCCATTTAAATACCTGGGAGTTCCTACTGTTACTGGTCGGTTAAAGGCCATAGATTTGGATGAGATGGTGAATAAAGTAAGGAGAAAAATTGGAGGATGGAAAATGAAGCTTATATCTGCTGGGGGAAGACTCACTCTCCTGAAATATGTGTTATCAAGTATGCCTTCACATCTCCTTGTCGTGGTGCAGGTTCCTAAGGGCACCCTACATATGCTTAACCAAATCTTTAGCTCTTTCTTTAGGGGAGAGACTAACAGAAAAGCTAAGAAAAAGTGGATGGCGTGGAGTAAATTGTGTGCCCTGTTTGAGGAAGGTGGGATTGGTCTGAGAAAATTTGAAGATATGCAAATGGCATTCCTTTCAAAATTTGCTTGGAAGATAATGACAGAGGATTCTCTATGGGCATCTATCCTTGGTGGCCCTAACAAAGGCACCCGATTCTAGAAAGCTGTACAAAAATGCATCCCAATGGTACTTGAGCAATCGAAATGGTTGATAAAAGATGGAAACGTATCCTTTTGTTTTGACAAGTGGATGGATGATGGACCGATCTGTAACTAGTTCCCCATCTTGGCTAATCCAAAGCTGAAAGTCATTGACTGTAAAATTGAAAGTGGACGAGATATTGATTTACTACATCGCCAGGTGGGAATGAGTAAAGCTGAGGAGCTCTTGTCGTTCTTGGCAAGCTATAGAGAAGGTAAGGATGTGCTGGTTTGGACGAAAAGCATGGATGATTCATTTTCATCCAAGAGCGCCCAGGACTGTGTGAGAATCTGAGCACCAGAAAAATGATGGTCAGAATAGGTATGGCATAATTTTCTACCCCAGAAAGCCTCGATCATAATGTGGAAGGCACTACATGATTGCTTAAGTGTTGATGATCGTATTCGAAGAGTGGGAATTCCTGTGGTCTCTAAATGTGATTGTTGTCGGCAAGGGGGCTATAAGGACCTTAACCATGTGTTGTTTGCAGGTGAGTTTGGTCGAGACATTTTGCTAATATGTGGAAGGCAATTCGGTATTGTTTTTGTAAGGCACCTTAACTAGAAAGACCATATCTAGTCTTGGTTTCAAAGGACTAAGCGCCACTCACAAAAAGGCATGTTAATGGGTATTCTTCCTATTATTGTGAGCTGGAGGCTTTGGTCCCAACACTGCCTGGATCGTATGGAAGGTAGGAGTGAATCAGTGGAGAAGGTTTGGACAAATATTAAGTTTTGGTTGTCATCTATTGCCAACAGTATGAACAAGGTGGAGAAACTGTCTCGAATAGATTGGTTACTACTTCGGGAGCTTCATATCCTTGTAGTGTTGCCAAGGGCCAAATGTATTAGAGTGGTGAACTGGTTGAAACCGATAGATGGAAGATTTAAGTTGAACTCAAATAGGTGTAGTCTGGAAACCCAAGTTCTGTAGGCGCCGCGAGcgcccccggggggggggggggggtgattCGAGACCACACTAGAAAGCTCTTTTTTCTTTACTCTATTTCTTTGCCTCCAAGGTTAAATAACTATGCAAAACTTTTGGGTGTGTTGGAAGGAATTAAGCACCGTAAATGTCTAGGCTTTGTGGAAGTGGATATTGAAATGGACTGTATGGTATTACTTAATTGGTTACAAAAAGGAAGATGTGGAGTTTGGTACTTGGAAAACTACTAGGATGACATCTTGGATATTCTGAGTACTCTGAATCATTCATTTTGCCACACTTTAAGGGAAGATAACGCTCCAGCTGAATTCTGGAGGATGGATTTGCTTGGATAAGCTTGGAATAATGTGAAGGACTTGCCGCAGCAACTTAGAGGATGGATTTGCTTGGATAAGCTTGGGCTCCCTTACTTGAGAGTTTCTTAATTGTGTATGGAAGTTTGTAGATTGGAAATAAGGTTGTCTTATTGGAATGTCCTGTATCCATGGAATTCATTTGCCAAAGTGAGGGtttattttcaataaagctGGGGAACGGGTCACTCATATACATGTGACCtcttaaattaagaaaaaagaaagaaagtaaaagtCGCCCATATCCTGTGTCAGGGGGATATGTCCCCTCAAAATTTCCTTTAGTCAGATTCCTTTAATGCGGTGTGGTTTTTGGGGTGCCACAATTAATGTGGAGTGGCTCCCTATCTCTTCTATCCTATAGGTATACGCTGTCAGACTCCTCCCTTGCCATCAGAAAATCAAGGGCTCTTCTCGTTTcccacccacctacttgtacagTGCTATCTGAGGCTAGACATCGCAGGAGAATACCAGAGTGATGTGTCCCCTCCTTCCTTGCATTTAGGAAACTTTTCACGTGATTATGGCCATGGCCAGACCTCAACTTCAAGACCGAGGACCGGGCATCCCATGCTTGGGTTTGTCTTTTGGGCCTTCGGCTATAGGGAAAATATTCCCTTACACATAGAATCTTGAATCAACTTTGCGATCCAAGTGAATCGTTTAAAATCTAGCATTACACGTACGTACAGTAAAATATTGTAACATTTCAACCTCAAAGCACTAATATCTGTTAATAGAGACGGCAAACAATTAATACGTTTACTGCTCATATCGGCGTGATTGAGGAATAAAGTCTTAGTATGAGACGAACAACCTCAAGTCTACGTTTGGATGTTTCTGCATGACTTGAGTATTTCAAGCCCCGAAGTGCACGATGTTGAAAATTCCAAGCAGTGGGATGCGCCTACGTACATCCGTGTTTTTTAAGTGGACCAGCTGAATCCGACGTGACCATATCTTATTGCATGACTGATTCAAAGCATCTAAATATCAATACAGCTCATGATCTTGATCATGACTTGAGTGGCACTGGTTGTGGAAAATCGGGAAGTTGAATGGAAAATCTAGACAATGAACGTACATtctacactacaagaaatattattatttccgGCGACTATAAATCGCCGCAAAAAGTCTCTACATCGCCGCAAATACTTATTTGCGACTATTATTTCCCCGCCGCTCTTGTGTCGCAATTGTTGAGTGAGGAAAAAAAGATCACGACGCGAGTTGTCATAGCCGGAAATAGTTTTTTTGCGGCGACAAAATGTGGCCGCTAAAACTCGAATTGTGCGTCGGAATAAGGTTTTAGTAACCTGTTGATATAAGAGTAAGCTTAGCATTTTGCGGCGACAAATAAGTATTTGTGGCGACAATTTGTCGCCACAATATCTTCTAATATGCCTATTAGCTGCGACTATAAGTCGCGGCAAAAAGTTTTCCTTCTGAATTCAGATTTACCATTTCGgcctctctttttttaaacaCCTGTAGTCCCCCATTAAATACAATAGCCAAcgcatgtaaatttttaataaatcaacATATTCCCTAATAAACATACAATATCATGAACTAATCGTTTACATGATATAGATGTTTCAAATTCTCCCAACatgtatatatcaatatatcatTCATTCATCATAAAAAGGACTATTTGAAATTCACCCCAACATCCCATATTAATAGATCAATGTAAGTTTACATGTGTACTCCTCATCTTTATTGTGTAACAAGGATTTCCTAAGCAAGTCTTGATCATCATGGAAGCTGCCTTCTTCATCTCAAAACCGAAAGTTATATCTCTTCATCTGAAAATTGGAAGCCTCTTTCATTGATCTCAAAGCTGCAAAAATTTAGattcacaaatttttctttagtttccaaagcccaacaaaaatttaaattgcaactacaaaattaGAAAACCTAAAAACCattataaaccaaaagaaaatggGTGCATGCATGCTTTTCTTCACTTGTGACATGAGCTCAGTGTTCTATAATATGATTTATTCTTAAATGTTGCTTAATTAAGAAGTATAATTAAACtgcaatattaattattgagatacttagaaaatcacaaaaaaatgcAATTCTGTGATATGATAAAAAGAAGAGCAATATTTAGGGggactaattaatattttagatatatatatatatatatataaggttagAGAATCATAGATATGCACCTTTTCCACTTCTTGATTTGGTCCCAGCCTACAGAAACCAAAGTACTGCAAAACCAGACTTCCACATCAAAATCCTTCACAGTGAAGGTTGTACTGTGTGCAGCTCCAAGTCAGTGTAAACCCTTTCAAAACATACAACCTAACACCAAATATCTAATAATCAAAAAAGTTATACTAGGAGACACTTTTCTATGACATTTAAGGCACAAATCCATCTCCGCACAAAAAACTTATTGACTAAAAAAGGAATTGCCTATGCAGGTCCTTGAGTTTCTCTATGAGACTCTCCTTGGGTTTGCCTCTGTGATTCCATGTATGAACTTAATAATTTGTCGTACTCAGCTTGCTTCGCCAACACTTTCTCTACATTCCCCCGTAATTCTTCCAACTGATTCTTGTAATACTCAGCATCCTTCTCATGCCTCTCTGCACGTTCTGTTAATGCTGCAAATTTTTCTGCAGTGTTCTGTCTAGATGACTCAGGGATAACCATCTCCCCCAACCCCCTTGCATACCCTGGCCTGTGGCCTAGTACCTCCCTAAAGATTGATGCAGCAACATCCTTAGTCTGCTTCTCAGGCTCTAACTTAAAGTACTTGGCAACCATTTCATTCTATTCAAGGAAGTGAAATCACACGTTAATATGTACACATGGATTCTTTCAAAACTACAAGGTAAATAATACGTACACACGGATTCATTCAAAGTCACTCACATGTTTCTCTTCCGTCGCTGGAGTCACAAATTTACCCTTCTTCTTACTCCACCTCACCTCTTTAAAGAAATCAATAAGGTGCTCATCACTCTCAGACTACAAATACAAGCAGGGATTAATACCATTTGTCGGTTAAAATCAGCAAATAATATGTTACTTCCTACATTTACATGTACAAATCTGAATAAAATTCGTACCCTCATTTGCATTAGTCTTACGAATGAGGTTCGTCCAGCCGTGTGGTTTGTTTGTTGTTTCGctctattacttttatttttctcagatATCATCTACAATTCACAAACTTGTATTAACACAAGTAGatcataaacatataaaaaatagcacAATCAACATCGATTAGATTTACCCTAAATTCCGCGCTTGACCATCGAGCGCATAACTTCACCCAAGTAGCTGGTGTCACCAACTCTGGCACATTCGCAAGAGCTTCTTCGTTCGTCTTGTAACTCTTGTATATTTTGTGAAGTTCATACCGAATATGATTGAACCTCTTCCTAAGTGTCTTCGTTACTGTATCGCGGTGATTCTTCTTCGTCCAGTCAAGGACAAAGTCGGCCAAGAGACAAATAACAAACACATTAATTATCTGGTAACACaaataataactaaaaataCACTGGAACATGTGCTAATATGAGTTTGTGTTATATTACCCGGACACGAGCAATCAACTCTTCTTTCTCATTATCTGGTAAATCATGCCAGCTCGGGTGACTCAGGTCGACATGGTGCTTCACCAACCATGTAAGCCTACTTGTAAATATTGTATAGTTTTCACAACATGGTGATGTCTCACCATCCTTTATGGTTAGCGCTATCGGCCCAAACTTTCGAATCTTGTCAAACTCGAGGTTCTTTGCGGCTCCTCGTCCACGTTTTCGGGTAGGCGGTACTAATCCCTCTTGCGGTTCGGTGCTTGGGACGACATCTGGTGGCACGGTTGAGTCATCTGAGGTTGACATGCCATCACCTCTAAGATTCAATGTAGCAACGGGTGCTCTACCTCTAACGCTTGGTTCGCAGGAAGATCTCCCTCGACCATAGCATACACCATGTGATCGACCTCTACCTCTTCCAGCTAAAGGCATGTTATGCACTGACCTGCATGGAAATATTTGTGGCTATACATCCAAACCATATAGAGTACTAAAGCAATTAATGGGTGATGTAGAAAATAACAATAATcaatagaaaaagaatgaatagtTCGACATTATCTATGAGAAAAAATTTTACATTCAGCTAAAGTTCAACATTATCTTTGAGAAAAAATGAACATCTAGTTTGCCTCTTCGTCCGTCGAGAGACTATCTTCTTTCGTGCTTCCCTCGTGTTCGGTGTTGTAAGGGGAACTAGATTCGCTACTATCGTCATTGATAAATGTTCTGACATCAAGGTTGTGATTTTCAGCTTCCATCACTAACGATGCATCAACGAAAAATACCTAAAGGTTAAAAATTGGTAAATTGGGAAAAAGATCCTTTAAAGAATCATTCCATTCCACCCATATATGGTCCTATAAAACCAACAGCCATTTATGTTCCACTTGAAGAGATTTTGAAGAAGAATACTTAGTTTTATAGCGATCTAATATCGTGTGGGTAAGTGTTATTGGTCATCGCTCTTCAGTGTGGtatatcattatttaataatgatCAAAGAGTTTGGTATTGGTAGCAAACAGAAAAACAATATAACTGCAtctagtattaataatattttcactAAGAATTAACAATAGCCTATGAACAGAATTGGGAATTAGTCCTGAGAAAAAACAATAGCCCACAAACAAaattgactttttattttttatttagtaaaaacagagcatatatgatGTCAATGCAGTAAGAAAAGAACCTGCTAACCACACAGATAAAAAAGAGTGGTGAAGATTCGCATAAAAAACTAATTCCCAACATCTGTGTTTAGGGAAATGTTTTCAGTTTCTAGTATAGAATCCCCTGTTCAATTGTTGGAATGATATGTAATGTTAGAAGGCGCATGTGTTTTCAGCATTTGAATGCTTAAAACCTGTACAATGGGAAAAACATCTATCAAGTTTACCTACTTGTACAATGGCAATGGCAGGTGGTAAAGTGGTGGTAGGAAATAAGGAAATGCAAGGTTTTCAATAGGAAACTGTCTAAACTATTGGATCTACGGGTCACTCTGACTAGCTGCCCAATCCACTGCTGAATCTTTTGAAtgtaagaaataaaacaaaaagatacaaaaaaaaaaaaaaaaaaaaaaagcatattgCTAGTTTGTTTAGCTTCTTTTTTTACCATAAAAAGGAGCTTCATTCAAATTAGCGGAAAGGAAACGAACAGATGAAAGTGACAGGCTCAACTGAAACAGCTTAATTAACAAAGCAGTTTGACCAGTCTCTCTCCTAGAGTGTAGCAAGCAACATTAGAGGAAAAAGCAATCCCTATTACATCTGCAAATGAGGAAGCATTCTGTCCCAGTCAGCAATCATCTAACTGAAGTCTTTTGAGAGTGTGCTCCCAACTTTGTAGTAAGTCTGCACACCCATTGCTATTAGTGTAGGATATATTCAACGATCCACAAATCTAATCTCTTGATGTTATATGCTGCAAGTCCAGAGCTAGAGCTCAATACACTCATACTACCTGTTGCAGTAGCTTAGGCACCACCTTTTGTAGCCCATTTCAAACAAGAAGTGATCTCCTTTAGGTCCAAGAAATCATACAGCCACATTAAAACCGACTCTAACCACCACCCTCCCCACCCCCCCTCCCAAGGGGGCCCACCTACCGTCTCCACTCCATTGTAATGTAGTGCATACTTAACTTAACACAAATGAGAGAGACACGAGGAGTCAGGTAGCCGAGGGAAACACCCTAAATTCTCACTCTTTAAACtgcattttcctagaaaacctAGAGAGAAATCTGGTAAGGAACCGCACTTAAACAAGTGAGTTATTGCTTTCCATGATAGTGAGCAAATTTGATCTACCTCATTCTGAGACTCTTCCCAAAACATCAGCACAGGCCATACTTTAGTAGACTGAATTTGTCTCATTAAATGGTTCTTCTCAAGAATCCctttattgatataaaagaaaggaagttaaaaaatataaggtCATTTGTCAAGAAAACTATCCCGTAGAAATCATACTCTCCAACAAAATTAATCGAGGAGAAAAAAACTCagcacaaaaaaattaaaataaaataaaaacagaagaaacagataaaatagataaaacgAAAGAACAGGTAGTTTGCCAATTTCATAGAGCAACGAAACACAATGCATATATTGCTAAAAAGCAGACACTACAAGGTTGAAATGGAAACATTCAAATATCTAGAATTGGCAACAGAAATGAAAAAATCCACCTTACATAGGACTGACATGAGTAAAGGACAGAAACAGCACGAATTTCTGGAGAATGATCAAAACAAGTGAAATTCCTGACCTTGGAAAGTTAGCATAAGTGAACAACTGGGTGGCTTAAAGCATGAATCTAAATACACATTTACTTTGAAAGGAACTCCATGGGTGCATCTTAAAGAGTTCAAATCCTTTGAAAAAAGAGATGATGAAGTTCGTGCATTTACATTATAAATTAGATATAGACCttctaggattttttttttttgataagtaaacaattgtattaatataataggcatagcccaagtgcacatttattttttatcacagTTCTGAAGAATTATAGTGTCTTCAGAGACCTAATAGCTATGGCCATAGcttttatcaaaaagaaaatgatctgCCCATTAAAGAAGTTGAATAATGATATGTGCAACTAACCCATCTTGAAGGGCAAATACTCTCATATGCATAACAAGACTGGTATGCGCTCATCCCCCTTGATTTCTTAACATTCACCACACCAATCACTCTCAATGCTGTAAACAGGTCACTCTGACTAAcattaaaaagtaaatgaagCAAATACCAGAAGAATaacattaaaaagaagaaactcaAACCAAGAGGCTATATGATTTCAGAAATTACAATCAAGAGGCTATACGATTacattgtatatattatacaaaaatgcatTACAATCAAGAGGACGATTTCAGAAATTAGAAGTGCTTTAACAGAATATTTTGCCATTTCAAAATCAACAGACCGACAAAGCCCTAAGTACCAAGAGAGAAACATCGTTGAGACAGCTCGGAGAGTAAGAGAAACATGAGAGAGACTCACCGGCGTCGAGAGGGCACAACAGCTGAATCGACGGCGTACGCAACCGGCACACGGCAGTGAGACGACGGAGAGAACTGAGTCTCACTATCGGTAAAGGATTAGGGGAAAGGAAAAACGCGCGGGCCGGTTGGGAGTTTTCCCACCATTTAACAGATTAAAGACTTGTTGCGGCAGTATATAGGTCGTCGTAATAAGCATTCTTCTGCCACAATAAAAAACTTATTGTGTCGAAACTTATTACAGCGACATAAAACGCCGCTAAAAGTACTTGTTCCGGCGGCACTTCACAATGGACAGATAATAAACTTGGAAAAATGGAAATGGTCTATTTTCGGCTGAATTTTACCCGCCGGAAATGTTTTCAGCCGCAAATACTAACTTTTTTTGTAGTGCTACTTTCGTCTGCCTCACGTTTTATCTACTACGTACGTAAATTTCTGAAACATATATCTATTCGATCTCTTGTATAAAAGAGCCAAGAATCCTGAAGTATTTCAATTATTTGGTTGAAAGTTTTACTCTAAGATATTATACTTATTTACACCAAGTTTTGATTTGCCAATCATGTGTTTCTATTGTCTttttgaggggaaaaaaaaagtagagataaATGGTAGCGCTTTTATTTCTCACCTTTAGGATCAGTCATCAATTATAATCGATATCAATATCTAATATATTGATCAACACCAAgccaaatgttaaaaaaaaaaagaaaagaaaagaaaagaaaaaaccaacaCTTTGTTCATAAACTGAAGTTGTAGTTAGCATTATGAAGTTGT
This sequence is a window from Carya illinoinensis cultivar Pawnee chromosome 9, C.illinoinensisPawnee_v1, whole genome shotgun sequence. Protein-coding genes within it:
- the LOC122275235 gene encoding uncharacterized protein LOC122275235; translated protein: MFQCIFSYYLCYQIINVFVICLLADFVLDWTKKNHRDTVTKTLRKRFNHIRYELHKIYKSYKTNEEALANVPELVTPATWVKLCARWSSAEFRMISEKNKSNRAKQQTNHTAGRTSFVRLMQMRSESDEHLIDFFKEVRWSKKKGKFVTPATEEKHNEMVAKYFKLEPEKQTKDVAASIFREVLGHRPGYARGLGEMVIPESSRQNTAEKFAALTERAERHEKDAEYYKNQLEELRGNVEKVLAKQAEYDKLLSSYMESQRQTQGESHRETQGPA